The sequence GTGCCGATGAACTAATAGGTTACTTGAGCTATAAAAGACTTAAGAAAAATATTGACATTTATCAAATTAACCTACCTATATGTAATAATTAGTGAATAGTCAATGTTAACACCAACAATACTGAAGGTAAACTTCTTAAAATACTTTATGGTGTtggatgaaaaagaaaaaagtacaTATAGTTTCAATCACCGTTGTAGTTGTTGAGAAGTTACTACAACTAAGATTTCTTACAACTGCACATAGCatttattattacttttacACTGTTTAAGAAATCTCGAGAATAACTATACATAAAAATATCGAAAATGTAAATTTGTATACTCAAATGTATTTGAAGTAAGTGGGAGacaatattttgtaaaatgtaTACCCATTAATATTTGCGTGATTCAACGGTACTCTCTTCAATGCCTCACATGAGTTTTGCACCCTCTCTTTCTAACAcacattttgttttcttctattTTCCTATATTTATCCCAAAAATTATCCAATGTATCACGCAAATTAAGGAGAACAGAAAATAATTTCCAAAAGACAAAATGATGAAGGTGTTGGTAAATAAAGTTAAAATGCACGTAAATGAAATGATGTCTTTATTTCACAACAATGGGTTGAACATCAGATTTGGCTATCTTCTAATCTTTCTACTTTCAGTTTACATCTCTGGAACTCTAGAATATTAAACCTTCAAGGACACTTCCAGAAACATGCTCTTACATTCTTCTATACTATTGATCGACCATAAGTTTTCTAGTAACAGTGAAATTATGTCTAGGAACTCCATGAAAACTATATTGTATattaacataattatttatGCGAAATGAGTTTAAGAGTGATCATGTGCTGagactatatatttatttgattcaGTCGACATAGACagcattttcttaaaatttattgTTTGTTGCTAGATACACATGAACTGATGCTCCTCTAGTATATATAGTTGTGCAAGTTGTTATTAATAAGAAGTTAACCAtctattgtttttattttatttttgaaaaaacatcGTCATCTTCTATTTTACGCACACAGATAAATTGATTATCGTAATTTACAAATAACATGTTGACCGACAGAATATTAATTACTAGAACGATTATAAACTGACTgcaatttttttacaaaatgtcGGACGAATTGTTTTATAAACgtgaaatatttaaatttgcatacatgtttatgtataaaatgattgaaaatagttttaaaataaacaataataatttgaaCACAACTAATCAAATATATCGTAAAAATAATTCATATTGAATTAAGTCACATATTTAATTTTCACAAACTAGTAACTCGTTTTGTATAAATGTATAAAAGTACGAATGCTTTAGTTATTTCATTTTACGTTTATCAGAAAATGAtgtatatgtaataataattttactaaCTTTTGATAAATTATTTGGACTAAAGAAGTAAAACATACTTTAGCTGTTGCAAATGTAAAAAATAACTACGAAaaggaaaataataaaaaatacacaCATGACCTGACCCCACCAAGCCAGCCCTCTATATATAATTCCCTCCAACTCTTCGCCCTTTCCATTAATAGCTAACTCAAAaaaagctttaaaaaaaaaaactgagctCAATGGGGAAGACGAAGCTCTCATCTCTGTTCAGAGGCGGAGCGGGAAGATTACTAACCGCTCCTCTCTGCTCCAATGCCAAAACACTGTCGTTCCGAGTCGAAGACGACATGATCAAGACCGTTAACTCGGTCTTCTTCGATGATATATTAGAGGCCGCAACGCCCGAGTCATGGTTCACGAACTCGTCCGAGACGGCGAGTCACTCAACCGAGTCGGACCAAGACCTCGACGCGGAATCGCTTGAGACGGTCGTTAGAGGAGTGGTTAGATCGGAGCGGCTGTTCTTCGACCCGGGAGCCACTAGCTCGATCGTGGAAGAGACCAACGAGAAATCGATCGAGGAGATCAGCGTCTCGGTGGCGATGGAGTCGGAGGATCCGTACGGCGATTTCCGGCGATCGATGGAGGAGATGGTGAGGAG comes from Brassica rapa cultivar Chiifu-401-42 chromosome A02, CAAS_Brap_v3.01, whole genome shotgun sequence and encodes:
- the LOC103850561 gene encoding transcription repressor OFP13-like, whose translation is MGKTKLSSLFRGGAGRLLTAPLCSNAKTLSFRVEDDMIKTVNSVFFDDILEAATPESWFTNSSETASHSTESDQDLDAESLETVVRGVVRSERLFFDPGATSSIVEETNEKSIEEISVSVAMESEDPYGDFRRSMEEMVRSHGELAKDWRSLESMLEWYLRMNERRSRDVIISAFVDLVSGLSDSVSDSGRYSTAVSSLPSSPLCSLSSKGETETEEEERRSR